The following proteins are encoded in a genomic region of Lachnospiraceae bacterium KM106-2:
- a CDS encoding beta-galactosidase: protein MKNYLDLSDLKEKEIWDLGENFSGKSTKGNSISFTNYYMCKDGKPFYGISGEFHFSRMEDCRWEDEIIKMKLCGINVIATYVFWIHHEEEEGVFDFSGRRNLRKFIELCGKHEIYVILRIGPFDHGEVRNGGIPDWMYGKPFEVRQLNEGFLYYTRRLYTRIGKEIKGLFFQDGGPIIGTQIDNEYMHSSAPWEITTGISNEWVFSGNEGDAYMLKLKDLAAECGMNPVFYTCTGWGGASTPANMMPLWGGYAFRPWLFYSYKGKHPSTEEYVYQDFHNNEITCSNDFQPNYQPEDKPYACCEMGGGMMCSYYYRFILPYKSVDAMANIKMASGCNFLGYYVFQGGSNPVGKHGTFLNEGQVPKISYDYQAPLGEFGQLRESYERLKCIHFFANTYSDRLCGLTTVLPDGASKIAPTDLNTLRFAVRTDGKQGFVFINNYQDHEKTPAKDRESIVLKLQDETILYPNISLAGDENCILPFHFDMDGIDLVQATAQLVTEMKIEGEQTYLFLRPEGMSAEFVFEEGVSVNKKVENHYIIDVNKQVDRFHVTKEDKVITILCISRELCNQLYLLEDQGFVFTKSALLVKEGKLSLETTNQKPMIKTYPANLLEGSKGLRVEEVKDDVLGTYEVNNRIREIQPIVKKVSDNRYTISFPPKFMNGMKDALLRINYQGDIGHAFINGEMINDNFCNGDTWEIGLRSFADQLERYPLTIYITPLKEGVNVNVESSMAARIEESTGSIGEISKIAVAPVYEIRL, encoded by the coding sequence ATGAAAAACTATTTGGATCTCTCTGATTTAAAGGAGAAAGAGATTTGGGATTTAGGGGAGAATTTTTCAGGAAAAAGTACGAAAGGAAATAGCATTTCCTTTACGAATTACTATATGTGTAAGGATGGAAAGCCTTTTTACGGTATTAGCGGCGAGTTTCACTTTTCTCGTATGGAGGACTGCCGTTGGGAAGATGAGATCATTAAGATGAAACTGTGTGGCATTAACGTGATCGCTACCTATGTCTTTTGGATTCATCATGAAGAGGAGGAAGGAGTTTTTGATTTCTCTGGAAGAAGAAATTTACGCAAATTCATTGAGCTTTGTGGAAAGCATGAGATCTATGTGATCCTCCGAATTGGACCATTTGATCATGGTGAGGTTCGAAATGGCGGCATTCCTGACTGGATGTACGGCAAACCATTTGAAGTACGTCAGTTAAATGAAGGATTCCTCTACTACACAAGACGGCTCTATACGAGAATTGGGAAAGAGATCAAAGGATTATTCTTTCAGGATGGCGGTCCGATCATTGGGACGCAGATCGATAATGAGTATATGCATTCTTCTGCGCCATGGGAAATCACAACGGGTATATCTAATGAGTGGGTATTTAGCGGAAATGAAGGCGATGCCTACATGCTAAAGTTAAAAGATCTGGCAGCAGAATGTGGCATGAATCCTGTCTTTTATACTTGTACCGGATGGGGTGGCGCATCTACACCTGCTAATATGATGCCGCTTTGGGGCGGTTATGCGTTCCGTCCATGGCTGTTCTATTCCTACAAGGGAAAACATCCAAGTACAGAAGAATATGTATATCAGGATTTTCATAATAATGAGATCACTTGCTCCAATGATTTTCAACCAAACTATCAGCCAGAAGACAAGCCTTATGCCTGCTGTGAAATGGGTGGAGGTATGATGTGTTCTTATTACTATCGATTCATTCTACCATACAAGAGTGTGGATGCGATGGCAAATATTAAGATGGCATCGGGATGTAACTTTTTAGGATACTATGTATTTCAGGGAGGCAGCAATCCGGTAGGAAAGCATGGAACCTTCCTTAATGAAGGGCAAGTTCCGAAGATCAGTTATGACTACCAGGCACCACTTGGAGAGTTTGGACAATTGCGAGAATCCTATGAACGATTAAAGTGTATTCACTTTTTTGCCAATACGTATTCTGATCGATTATGTGGATTAACAACCGTGTTACCAGATGGAGCATCTAAAATTGCACCAACTGATTTAAATACACTGCGATTTGCAGTACGTACAGATGGAAAACAAGGATTTGTCTTTATTAATAATTATCAGGATCACGAGAAGACACCAGCAAAAGATCGTGAATCGATTGTGTTAAAATTACAGGATGAAACGATCCTTTATCCTAATATCAGCCTCGCAGGGGATGAAAACTGTATTTTACCATTTCATTTTGATATGGATGGCATTGATCTAGTACAGGCAACGGCGCAACTAGTAACGGAGATGAAAATCGAGGGAGAGCAAACTTATCTTTTCCTTAGACCAGAAGGCATGTCAGCTGAGTTTGTATTTGAAGAAGGTGTGTCAGTAAATAAAAAGGTAGAGAATCATTATATTATCGATGTGAACAAACAGGTAGATCGCTTTCACGTTACAAAAGAAGATAAGGTAATAACGATACTATGTATCAGCCGAGAATTATGTAATCAGCTATATCTGCTAGAAGATCAGGGATTCGTATTTACAAAATCAGCTCTATTAGTAAAAGAGGGTAAGCTTTCTTTAGAAACGACTAACCAAAAACCAATGATAAAGACGTATCCCGCAAATTTACTAGAGGGTAGTAAGGGACTTCGGGTAGAAGAGGTTAAAGATGATGTTTTAGGCACTTATGAAGTGAACAATCGAATACGCGAGATTCAGCCAATCGTAAAGAAGGTATCGGATAACCGTTATACGATCTCATTTCCACCTAAATTCATGAATGGGATGAAAGATGCCTTATTACGGATCAATTATCAAGGAGATATCGGTCATGCTTTTATCAATGGGGAGATGATCAATGATAATTTCTGTAATGGAGATACGTGGGAGATTGGATTACGAAGTTTTGCGGACCAGTTAGAACGATACCCATTGACGATTTATATTACTCCATTAAAGGAAGGAGTCAATGTAAATGTAGAGTCATCGATGGCAGCGCGAATTGAAGAATCAACGGGATCAATTGGTGAAATTAGTAAAATTGCAGTTGCACCTGTATATGAGATAAGGCTATAA